The following are encoded in a window of Kogia breviceps isolate mKogBre1 chromosome 10, mKogBre1 haplotype 1, whole genome shotgun sequence genomic DNA:
- the LOC136791984 gene encoding N-acetyllactosaminide beta-1,6-N-acetylglucosaminyl-transferase-like — translation MMGSWKPCLFCVSLVTALIFVFVYNHELWENKSFLGASLCNASLLAEACHQIFKGKVFYPTENALKTTLRESTCYEYIAQSHYITETLSEEEAGFPLAYTMTIHKDFGTFERLFRAIYMPQNVYCVHVDEKATDTFKDAVKQLLSCFPNAFLASKMEPVVYGGISRLQADLNCIKDLAGSEVPWKYAINTCGQDFPLKTNREIVQYLKGFKGKNITPGVLPPAHAIGRTKYVHQELLSKKNSYMIKTVKLKTPPPHNMTIYFGTAYVALTREFADFVLQDQQALDLLSWSKDTYSPDEHFWVTLNRIPGTRLWTSPSGILCLACTHMPLKGDAC, via the exons ATGATGGGCTCTTGGAAGCcgtgtcttttttgtgtgtctctGGTCACTGCtctgatttttgtgtttgtttacaaTCATGAGTTATGGGAGAATAAAAGTTTCCTGGGAGCATCTCTGTGCAATGCTTCACTATTAGCAGAAGCCTGTCATCAGATTTTTAAGGGGAAGGTTTTTTACCCAACAGAGAATGCATTGAAAACTACCCTCAGAGAATCTACCTGTTATGAGTACATAGCTCAAAGTCACTACATAACAGAAACACTCTCTGAAGAAGAGGCTGGCTTCCCTTTGGCTTACACGATGACCATTCACAAAGATTTTGGCACTTTTGAGAGACTCTTCAGGGCAATTTACATGCCCCAAAATGTCTACTGTGTTCATGTGGATGAAAAGGCAACAGATACATTTAAAGATGCAGTGAAGCAATTACTGAGCTGCTTCCCAAATGCTTTTCTGGCTTCCAAGATGGAGCCCGTGGTCTACGGTGGGATTTCCAGGCTCCAGGCTGACCTGAACTGCATCAAAGATCTTGCAGGCTCTGAGGTTCCGTGGAAATATGCCATCAACACCTGTGGGCAAGATTTCCCCCTGAAAACCAACAGGGAGATAGTTCAGTATCTGAAAggatttaaagggaaaaacatCACCCCAGGGGTGCTGCCTCCCGCTCATGCTATTGGACGGACTAAATATGTCCACCAAGAACTACTGAGCAAAAAAAATTCCTACATGATTAAAACCGTGAAATTGAAAACTCCGCCTCCTCACAACATGACCATTTACTTTGGCACTGCCTACGTGGCCCTCACAAGGGAATTTGCTGATTTTgtcctccaagaccagcaggcaCTTGACTTACTGTCCTGGTCCAAGGACACCTACAGTCCTGATGAACATTTCTGGGTCACACTCAATAGGATTCCTG gaacCAGACTATGGACCAGCCCTTCTGGAATTCTCTGTCTTGCATGTACCCATATGCCCTTGAAAGGGGACGCTTGTTGA